The Aeromicrobium yanjiei genome includes a region encoding these proteins:
- a CDS encoding acyl-CoA dehydrogenase family protein yields the protein MDPLQRAPSNQASPLVGHNVATGDQALMDAVSAFGGEHSPAIIEALTPIGSLAGSAEAREHWHLANENEPVLRTADRFGTRIDEVDFHPSWHWLMTQGVGFGLTAEPWVSQSPVAHLQRAAGFLAWGQVEQGHMCPITMTYAVVPALRADDALAKQWTTGLASRTYDFGLRAPELKAGLLAGMGMTEKQGGSDLRTTTTQARPTETHGEYLLTGHKWFTSAPMNDLFLVLAQAPGGVSCFVVPRVRPDGTRNALSIVRLKDKLGNRSNASSELEFTDAWAVRLGDEGRGIRTIIEMVSATRQDCILGSAGIMRKAVSEAAWHASGRAAFGATLADQPAMINVLADLAVESEAATMVAMRLASAVDKPHDAHEQALRRIGLALEKFWVCKRTPFMVAEALECLGGNGYVEESGMPLLFRESPLNSIWEGSGNVQALDVLRALSREPESLEAWVTEVGTVRGENRHLDAMAETVLTELADLTDIETRARRIAGQMAAVLQGTVLLQHGDPDVADAFCASRLGGDWGGTFGTLPHGLALAGIVARTTPHLES from the coding sequence GTTCGGCGGCGAGCACTCCCCCGCGATCATCGAGGCACTCACTCCCATCGGGTCCCTGGCCGGATCCGCGGAGGCCCGCGAGCACTGGCACCTCGCCAACGAGAACGAGCCGGTGCTGCGGACGGCCGACCGGTTCGGCACCCGGATCGACGAGGTGGACTTCCACCCCTCGTGGCACTGGCTCATGACGCAGGGCGTCGGGTTCGGCCTCACCGCCGAGCCGTGGGTCTCCCAGAGCCCCGTCGCCCACCTGCAGCGCGCTGCGGGCTTCCTCGCCTGGGGACAGGTCGAGCAGGGCCACATGTGCCCCATCACGATGACGTACGCCGTGGTTCCCGCCCTGCGCGCGGACGACGCTCTGGCGAAGCAGTGGACGACCGGACTGGCGTCCCGCACGTACGACTTCGGCCTCCGGGCTCCCGAGCTCAAGGCCGGCCTCCTCGCGGGGATGGGCATGACCGAGAAGCAGGGCGGCTCCGACCTGCGCACCACCACGACCCAGGCGCGTCCGACCGAGACGCACGGCGAGTACCTGCTGACCGGGCACAAGTGGTTCACGTCCGCGCCGATGAACGACCTGTTCCTCGTGCTCGCGCAGGCCCCCGGCGGCGTCAGCTGCTTCGTCGTGCCCCGGGTGCGCCCCGACGGCACCCGCAACGCGTTGTCGATCGTCCGGCTCAAGGACAAGCTCGGCAACCGGTCCAACGCGTCCAGCGAGCTGGAGTTCACCGACGCCTGGGCCGTACGCCTCGGCGACGAGGGCCGCGGCATCCGCACGATCATCGAGATGGTGTCCGCGACCCGTCAGGACTGCATCCTCGGCTCGGCCGGCATCATGCGCAAGGCCGTCTCGGAGGCCGCGTGGCACGCGTCCGGCCGTGCAGCGTTCGGTGCGACGCTGGCGGACCAGCCCGCGATGATCAACGTCCTGGCCGATCTCGCGGTCGAGAGCGAGGCCGCGACCATGGTGGCGATGCGACTGGCCTCGGCGGTCGACAAGCCCCACGACGCCCACGAGCAGGCGCTGCGGCGCATCGGCCTGGCGCTCGAGAAGTTCTGGGTGTGCAAGCGGACCCCGTTCATGGTCGCCGAGGCCCTGGAGTGCCTGGGCGGCAACGGGTACGTCGAGGAGTCCGGCATGCCGCTGCTGTTCCGCGAGTCGCCGCTCAACTCGATCTGGGAGGGCAGCGGCAACGTGCAGGCCCTCGACGTCCTGCGCGCACTGAGCCGTGAGCCGGAGAGCCTCGAGGCCTGGGTCACCGAGGTCGGGACGGTCCGCGGCGAGAACCGTCACCTCGACGCGATGGCCGAGACGGTCCTCACCGAGCTCGCCGACCTGACGGACATCGAGACCCGGGCCCGACGGATCGCAGGACAGATGGCCGCTGTGCTCCAGGGCACGGTGCTGCTGCAGCACGGCGATCCCGACGTGGCCGACGCGTTCTGCGCCTCCCGGCTCGGAGGTGACTGGGGCGGTACGTTCGGCACGCTCCCCCACGGGCTCGCGCTCGCGGGCATCGTCGCCCGCACCACCCCACACCTGGAGTCTTGA
- a CDS encoding nitrite/sulfite reductase, with product MATATGTNAARRPRPKRGEGQWALGYREPLNANEQSKKDDNPLNVRARIENIYAHGGFDSIDPGDLRGRFRWWGLYTQRKQGIDGGKTATLAPEELDADRFMLRVRVDGGQLDLEQLRTIADISVDFAQDTADLTDRQNVQYHWIDVRDVPMIWQRLEAVGLSTQEACGDCPRVILGSPVAGISADEIIDGTSAIDAIESTFIGDRNFSNLPRKFKSAISGHPDHDVVPQINDVAFTGAIHPEHGPGFDVWVGGGLSTNPMLAQRLGAWVSLEDVPEVWKGIVSIFRDYGYRRLRTRARLKFLVADWGIEKFREVLETEYLERRLPDLDAPAMPETPADHVGVFPQTDGKFYVGVAATVGRISGTLLNQLADIVEAHGSNRIRTTPMQKLVVLDVEEDRVESLVAALAEIGLHARPSQWRRNTMACTGIEYCKLAIVNTKDTARVLIDELERRVPDLDTAITVNVNGCPNSCARIQTADIGLKGMLVNDADGNTVEGFQVHLGGALGLQAGFGRKLRAHKVAADDLPDYVEKLSRTYLEQRDVEESFARWVARADEEVLR from the coding sequence ATGGCTACAGCCACCGGCACCAACGCCGCCCGCCGCCCCCGCCCCAAGCGCGGTGAGGGCCAGTGGGCTCTGGGCTACCGCGAGCCGCTCAACGCGAACGAGCAGTCCAAGAAGGACGACAACCCGCTCAACGTCCGCGCCCGCATCGAGAACATCTACGCGCACGGCGGCTTCGACTCGATCGATCCCGGCGACCTGCGGGGCCGGTTCCGCTGGTGGGGCCTCTACACCCAGCGCAAGCAGGGCATCGACGGCGGGAAGACCGCCACCCTCGCTCCCGAGGAGCTGGACGCCGACCGCTTCATGCTGCGCGTGCGCGTCGACGGCGGCCAGCTCGACCTCGAGCAGCTGCGCACGATCGCCGACATCTCGGTCGACTTCGCGCAGGACACCGCCGACCTCACCGATCGCCAGAACGTGCAGTACCACTGGATCGACGTCCGCGACGTGCCGATGATCTGGCAGCGCCTCGAGGCGGTCGGCCTGTCCACCCAGGAGGCGTGCGGCGACTGCCCGCGCGTGATCCTGGGCTCGCCCGTCGCCGGCATCTCCGCCGACGAGATCATCGACGGCACGTCGGCGATCGACGCGATCGAGAGCACCTTCATCGGTGACCGGAACTTCTCCAACCTCCCCCGCAAGTTCAAGAGCGCGATCAGCGGCCACCCCGACCACGACGTCGTCCCGCAGATCAACGACGTGGCGTTCACGGGCGCGATCCACCCCGAGCACGGTCCGGGCTTCGACGTGTGGGTCGGCGGCGGCCTGTCGACCAACCCGATGCTGGCCCAGCGGCTCGGCGCCTGGGTCTCCCTCGAGGACGTCCCCGAGGTCTGGAAGGGCATCGTCAGCATCTTCCGCGACTACGGCTATCGCCGCCTGCGCACCCGCGCACGGCTGAAGTTCCTCGTGGCGGACTGGGGCATCGAGAAGTTCCGCGAGGTCCTCGAGACCGAGTACCTCGAGCGCCGGCTCCCCGATCTCGACGCCCCCGCGATGCCCGAGACCCCGGCCGACCACGTCGGAGTGTTCCCGCAGACCGACGGGAAGTTCTACGTCGGCGTCGCCGCCACGGTCGGTCGCATCTCCGGCACCCTGCTGAACCAGCTCGCCGATATCGTCGAGGCACACGGCAGCAATCGCATCCGGACCACCCCGATGCAGAAGCTCGTGGTGCTGGACGTCGAGGAGGACCGGGTCGAGAGCCTGGTCGCCGCGCTGGCCGAGATCGGCCTCCACGCCCGCCCCTCGCAGTGGCGCCGCAACACGATGGCCTGCACGGGCATCGAGTACTGCAAGCTCGCGATCGTCAACACCAAGGACACCGCACGGGTCCTCATCGACGAGCTCGAGCGCCGCGTCCCGGACCTCGACACCGCCATCACGGTCAACGTCAACGGCTGCCCCAACTCGTGCGCCCGCATCCAGACCGCCGACATCGGCCTCAAGGGCATGCTCGTCAACGACGCCGACGGCAACACGGTCGAGGGCTTCCAGGTCCACCTCGGTGGCGCTCTGGGACTCCAGGCCGGGTTCGGCCGCAAGCTGCGCGCGCACAAGGTCGCGGCCGACGACCTCCCCGACTACGTCGAGAAGCTCTCCCGGACGTACCTCGAGCAGCGTGACGTCGAGGAGTCGTTCGCCCGCTGGGTCGCCCGCGCGGACGAGGAGGTGCTCCGATGA
- a CDS encoding sirohydrochlorin chelatase — translation MTAPALIALAHGSTDPRSAQTITALTEMVACMRPDLRVQPAFLDHVGPSFDEAVDQLVAEGHQEIVVVPLLLSVAFHANVDVPRAVAGALARHDGIKVHATGVLGIEAAFFHVLDKRLREALSKNRVRELDALVLAGAGSSDPIANAAISRAARAWGSHHKLPTIAAFASSVPPAAGEAVRQHRADGRRHIAVGQLFLAPGVLPDRVTELAYEAGAVAVAEPLGVDVEVARVILARYAVGAVDLVPLEALFA, via the coding sequence ATGACCGCACCAGCACTCATTGCTCTTGCGCACGGCAGCACCGATCCGCGTTCTGCCCAGACCATCACAGCCCTCACGGAGATGGTGGCGTGCATGCGTCCCGACCTCCGTGTCCAGCCGGCCTTCCTCGACCACGTGGGGCCCTCGTTCGACGAGGCCGTCGACCAGCTGGTGGCCGAGGGCCACCAGGAGATCGTCGTCGTCCCGCTGCTGCTGAGCGTCGCGTTCCACGCCAATGTCGACGTCCCGCGTGCCGTGGCGGGTGCACTTGCCCGGCACGACGGCATCAAGGTGCACGCGACGGGCGTGCTCGGCATCGAGGCCGCGTTCTTCCACGTCCTCGACAAGCGGCTGCGCGAGGCCCTGTCCAAGAACCGCGTGCGAGAGCTCGACGCCCTGGTGCTGGCCGGCGCCGGCTCGTCCGACCCGATCGCCAACGCGGCGATCTCGCGGGCGGCCCGGGCGTGGGGCTCCCACCACAAGCTGCCGACGATCGCGGCGTTCGCGTCGAGCGTCCCGCCGGCAGCCGGCGAGGCCGTCCGTCAGCACCGCGCCGACGGTCGACGTCACATCGCCGTCGGTCAGCTGTTCCTCGCTCCGGGCGTGCTGCCCGACCGGGTGACCGAGCTGGCGTACGAGGCCGGCGCCGTCGCCGTCGCCGAGCCACTGGGCGTCGACGTCGAGGTGGCCCGGGTCATCCTCGCGCGCTACGCGGTCGGTGCGGTCGACCTCGTCCCGCTGGAGGCGCTCTTCGCCTGA
- a CDS encoding AbrB family transcriptional regulator: MSSRPSRESVVSWTILAALVAGISTVLGLLGFPSAVLFGGLAGGLAFSLSTGRTVDVPSWSFTIAQAIIGVTVGAAVDFQTLADLGSDWPAVIVISVVTLVLSVVAGQLLRLHRGVSPVTASFASVAGGASGMTAVAHDLGADDRVVTVIQYLRVLVVLLAMPAAVSVVFHADTGTAAGVTAPATSAAGVAYSVLAVALGIGVGRALHLPSPAVLGALLASIALGAVPAFADVDVPPWVQAAGFVLIGLQVGLRFTLDSLRAIGRMIPTALLVIAIIIGACAAFGVLLARLTGVSELDAYLATTPGGLYAVLATSADTGGNVTFVTAVQIIRLLLVLLAAPLLGRWLTRRSG; this comes from the coding sequence GTGAGTTCCAGGCCCAGCCGCGAGTCCGTGGTGTCGTGGACGATCCTCGCGGCGCTGGTGGCCGGGATCTCAACGGTCCTCGGCCTCCTCGGCTTCCCCTCGGCCGTGCTGTTCGGGGGCCTCGCCGGCGGACTGGCGTTCTCCCTCAGCACGGGGCGGACCGTCGACGTCCCGAGCTGGTCGTTCACGATCGCCCAGGCGATCATCGGCGTCACGGTCGGCGCGGCCGTCGACTTCCAGACGCTCGCCGACCTCGGGAGCGACTGGCCCGCCGTGATCGTGATCTCGGTGGTCACGCTGGTGCTGAGCGTCGTGGCCGGTCAGCTGCTGCGGCTGCACCGCGGGGTCAGCCCCGTCACGGCCTCGTTCGCGTCGGTCGCGGGTGGCGCCTCCGGCATGACCGCGGTGGCGCACGACCTCGGCGCGGACGACCGCGTGGTCACGGTCATCCAGTACCTTCGCGTCCTCGTGGTGCTGCTGGCCATGCCCGCCGCCGTGTCCGTGGTGTTCCATGCCGACACCGGGACCGCCGCGGGGGTGACCGCGCCGGCCACGTCGGCCGCCGGCGTCGCGTACTCGGTGCTGGCCGTCGCCCTGGGCATCGGCGTCGGTCGGGCGCTCCACCTGCCTTCCCCCGCGGTGCTCGGCGCCCTGCTGGCCTCGATCGCCCTCGGCGCGGTGCCTGCGTTCGCCGACGTCGACGTCCCGCCCTGGGTGCAGGCCGCCGGCTTCGTGCTCATCGGGCTGCAGGTCGGGCTGCGGTTCACCCTCGACAGCCTCCGGGCGATCGGCCGGATGATCCCGACCGCGCTGCTCGTCATCGCGATCATCATCGGCGCGTGCGCCGCGTTCGGCGTCCTTCTGGCCCGGCTGACCGGCGTGTCCGAGCTCGACGCCTACCTCGCGACCACGCCCGGCGGGCTGTACGCAGTGCTGGCCACGTCCGCGGACACCGGGGGCAACGTCACGTTCGTGACGGCCGTGCAGATCATCCGGCTCCTGCTGGTGCTGCTGGCCGCTCCGCTGCTGGGTCGGTGGCTGACCCGCCGCAGCGGCTAG
- a CDS encoding PPK2 family polyphosphate kinase, with product MSLSSQLSVSGAIDLSTYDSRATPGFDGNKADAKLALKDLGDELSDLQERLFAGGRTGAGTTRLLVVLQGMDTAGKGGIVRHVAGLADPQGLSITSFKKPTRAELRHDFLWRVRKALPAPGMIGIFDRSYYEDVLIGRVRELAPPEEIERRYDAINAFEQEFTGSGGVLVKCFLRITKDDQKERLAARLDDPTKYWKYNPGDLDERELWDGYQEAYAIAIERCGEAAPWHLVPSGGKWYRNWAVATLLLEQLRALELQWPAPDFDVEAEKKRLAAM from the coding sequence ATGTCCCTGAGCTCGCAGCTGTCCGTGTCCGGCGCGATCGACCTGTCGACGTACGACTCGCGCGCGACGCCCGGCTTCGACGGCAACAAGGCCGACGCCAAGCTGGCGCTGAAGGATCTCGGCGACGAGCTCAGCGATCTGCAGGAGAGGCTGTTCGCGGGCGGACGCACCGGGGCCGGTACGACGCGCCTGCTGGTGGTCCTGCAGGGCATGGACACCGCCGGCAAGGGCGGGATCGTCCGCCACGTCGCGGGACTCGCCGATCCGCAGGGCCTGTCGATCACGTCGTTCAAGAAGCCGACTCGGGCCGAGCTCCGGCACGACTTCTTGTGGCGGGTGCGCAAGGCGCTGCCGGCGCCCGGGATGATCGGCATCTTCGACCGCTCGTACTACGAGGACGTCCTGATCGGCCGGGTCCGCGAGCTCGCCCCGCCCGAGGAGATCGAGCGGCGCTACGACGCGATCAACGCGTTCGAGCAGGAGTTCACCGGCTCCGGGGGCGTGCTGGTCAAGTGCTTCCTGCGCATCACCAAGGACGACCAGAAGGAGCGTCTGGCCGCGCGCCTCGACGACCCGACCAAGTACTGGAAGTACAACCCGGGCGACCTGGACGAGCGCGAGCTCTGGGACGGGTACCAGGAGGCGTACGCGATCGCGATCGAGCGCTGCGGTGAGGCGGCGCCGTGGCACCTCGTGCCGAGCGGCGGCAAGTGGTACCGCAACTGGGCGGTGGCGACCCTGCTGCTCGAGCAGCTGCGCGCGCTGGAGCTCCAGTGGCCGGCGCCTGACTTCGACGTCGAGGCCGAGAAGAAGCGGCTGGCCGCGATGTAG
- a CDS encoding pyrimidine reductase family protein, which produces MSFDDDEIRRLYAYPSSDRPWVRSNFVATLDGAAHDAGGHSGPLGGDADTHVFHVLRSLADVVVVGAGTARAEGYGPSSVPIAVVSRSLDVPEPLVVPGQIVITTADAPADALARLRETVDVIALGEGEIDWPAVLDQLGSRGLRRILCEGGPTLHGDLVGLDLVDEVCLTIAPVLAAGDAPRIAHGPHAVDRAMTLGHAVELDGVLFTRWVRERT; this is translated from the coding sequence GTGAGCTTCGACGACGACGAGATCCGCCGGTTGTACGCGTATCCCTCGTCCGACCGGCCGTGGGTGCGCAGCAACTTCGTGGCCACTCTCGACGGCGCCGCCCACGACGCCGGTGGCCACTCGGGCCCGCTCGGCGGGGACGCCGACACACACGTGTTCCACGTCCTGCGCTCCCTCGCGGACGTGGTCGTGGTCGGCGCAGGCACCGCCCGCGCGGAGGGCTACGGCCCGTCCTCGGTCCCGATCGCCGTGGTGAGCCGCAGCCTCGACGTGCCCGAGCCGCTCGTCGTACCCGGGCAGATCGTCATCACCACCGCGGACGCCCCCGCCGACGCCCTCGCCCGGCTTCGCGAGACCGTCGACGTCATCGCGCTGGGCGAGGGCGAGATCGACTGGCCTGCCGTCCTGGACCAGCTCGGCTCACGTGGGCTTCGGCGCATCCTCTGCGAGGGCGGTCCCACGCTGCACGGCGACCTCGTCGGTCTGGACCTCGTCGACGAGGTCTGCCTGACGATCGCCCCCGTGCTGGCCGCCGGCGACGCGCCCCGCATCGCCCACGGCCCGCACGCCGTCGACCGCGCCATGACGCTCGGGCACGCGGTCGAGCTCGACGGCGTCCTGTTCACCCGATGGGTGCGCGAGCGCACCTAG
- the msrB gene encoding peptide-methionine (R)-S-oxide reductase MsrB, whose translation MTQQSDKTYAVDKTDEQWKAELSPEEYQVLRKAGTERPFTSSYETDPTVGVYACRACGTELFRSETKFDAHCGWPAFYAPLAEDRVEYIEDRSLFGGVRTEVRCATCGSHLGHVFEGEGFATPTDQRYCINGISLTLQPDAK comes from the coding sequence ATGACCCAGCAGAGCGACAAGACGTACGCCGTCGACAAGACCGACGAGCAATGGAAGGCCGAGCTCAGCCCGGAGGAGTACCAGGTCCTGCGCAAGGCGGGCACCGAGCGTCCCTTCACGTCCTCCTACGAGACCGACCCGACCGTCGGCGTGTACGCGTGCCGCGCGTGTGGGACCGAGCTGTTCCGCAGCGAGACCAAGTTCGACGCCCACTGCGGCTGGCCGGCGTTCTACGCGCCGCTGGCCGAGGACCGGGTCGAGTACATCGAGGACCGCTCGCTGTTCGGTGGCGTCCGCACCGAGGTGCGCTGCGCGACCTGCGGCTCACACCTCGGACACGTCTTCGAGGGCGAGGGCTTCGCGACCCCGACCGATCAGCGCTACTGCATCAACGGCATCAGCCTGACGCTCCAGCCCGACGCCAAGTAG
- the hemQ gene encoding hydrogen peroxide-dependent heme synthase: MTAAAPIPNKGKLAKDINETIRYTMWSVFRLDRVLGDADRQAEAAEVDALITKLAADDVVVRGTYDVSGLRADADLMIWWHAPTSEALQAAYNAFRRTALGSRMAPVWSQMALHRPAEFNRSHIPAFMAEEQVRSYVCVYPFVRSYEWYLLPEDERRAILKEHGMAARDYPDVRANTVASFALGDYEWLLAFEADELHRIVDLMRELRATEARRHVREEIPFYTGKAHTVAELTELWP; this comes from the coding sequence ATGACTGCTGCTGCGCCGATCCCCAACAAGGGCAAGCTCGCCAAGGACATCAACGAGACCATCCGTTACACGATGTGGTCGGTGTTCCGCCTGGACCGCGTGCTCGGCGACGCCGACCGCCAGGCCGAGGCCGCCGAGGTCGATGCGCTCATCACCAAGCTCGCCGCCGACGACGTGGTGGTCCGTGGCACGTACGACGTGAGCGGCCTCCGCGCCGACGCCGACCTGATGATCTGGTGGCACGCGCCGACCAGCGAGGCCCTGCAGGCGGCGTACAACGCCTTCCGCCGCACGGCCCTCGGTTCGCGCATGGCGCCCGTGTGGTCGCAGATGGCACTGCACCGCCCCGCGGAGTTCAACCGCTCGCACATCCCGGCGTTCATGGCCGAGGAGCAGGTGCGGTCGTACGTCTGCGTGTACCCCTTCGTGCGGTCGTACGAGTGGTACCTGCTGCCCGAGGACGAGCGCCGCGCGATCCTCAAGGAGCACGGCATGGCTGCCCGTGACTACCCGGACGTGCGCGCCAACACCGTGGCGTCATTCGCCCTCGGCGACTACGAGTGGCTGCTGGCCTTCGAGGCGGACGAGCTGCACCGCATCGTCGACCTCATGCGCGAGCTGCGGGCGACCGAGGCCCGCCGGCACGTCCGCGAGGAGATCCCGTTCTACACCGGCAAGGCGCACACCGTCGCCGAGCTCACCGAGCTCTGGCCCTGA
- the hemG gene encoding protoporphyrinogen oxidase, producing MRVAVVGGGMAGLAAAYELASAGAEVVVLEGSDRLGGKLRLGDVGGLTVDLGAESILARRPEGLDLIHAIGLDDRVVHPATTTAAIWTHGALRPMPPTVMGIPADPAALAASGIAEMPTPRILPVPDHDVSVAEFVSERLGRDVLDRLVEPLLGGVYAGSTEHLSLRATTPQIADLGEDLIAAAAANRAAATRTGPVFAGLVGGIGQLPAAVAATPGIEVRLDATVRAVARTGDGWRLSVGPTTDVESVHADAVVVAAPAPAAARLLAVEAPAAAFALAAIDYASMAIVTFVLDDADVPEGSGFLVPPVDGTFIKAATVSSNKWGWLGDSGRTVIRASVGRAGESTLLQHDDAELAARALADLRQALGSLPEPADQAVQRWGGALPQYDVGHLDRVETIERSVAEVAGLEVCGAAYRGVGIPAVIASGRAAARRLLDAGTMES from the coding sequence GTGAGGGTCGCCGTCGTCGGTGGAGGAATGGCCGGACTGGCCGCCGCGTACGAGCTCGCGTCCGCAGGGGCCGAGGTCGTCGTGCTGGAGGGCTCGGACCGGCTCGGCGGCAAGCTGCGTCTCGGCGACGTCGGCGGGCTCACGGTCGACCTCGGCGCGGAGTCGATCCTCGCCCGCCGTCCGGAGGGGCTCGACCTGATCCACGCGATCGGCCTCGACGACCGGGTCGTCCACCCCGCGACCACCACCGCGGCGATCTGGACGCACGGCGCCTTGCGTCCCATGCCGCCGACGGTCATGGGCATCCCGGCCGACCCGGCTGCGCTGGCCGCCTCGGGCATCGCGGAGATGCCCACGCCACGGATCCTGCCGGTACCCGATCACGACGTCTCGGTCGCGGAGTTCGTCTCCGAGCGGCTCGGCCGCGACGTGCTCGACCGTCTGGTGGAGCCGCTGCTCGGCGGCGTGTACGCCGGCAGCACCGAGCACCTGTCGCTGCGTGCCACGACGCCGCAGATCGCGGATCTCGGCGAGGACCTGATCGCCGCCGCCGCGGCCAACCGAGCCGCCGCGACGCGCACCGGGCCGGTCTTCGCGGGGCTCGTCGGTGGCATCGGACAGCTTCCCGCTGCGGTCGCCGCGACCCCCGGCATCGAGGTCCGCCTCGACGCGACGGTGCGCGCCGTCGCGCGTACGGGCGACGGCTGGCGGCTGTCCGTCGGTCCGACCACGGACGTCGAGTCGGTGCACGCGGACGCCGTCGTGGTCGCCGCGCCGGCCCCGGCTGCCGCGCGCCTGCTCGCGGTCGAGGCGCCGGCGGCAGCGTTCGCACTCGCGGCGATCGACTACGCCAGCATGGCGATCGTGACCTTCGTGCTGGACGACGCCGACGTCCCGGAGGGCTCCGGATTCCTGGTCCCGCCCGTGGACGGCACGTTCATCAAGGCGGCCACGGTCTCGTCCAACAAGTGGGGCTGGCTCGGCGACTCGGGCCGTACGGTCATCCGGGCCTCGGTGGGACGTGCAGGGGAGTCCACGCTGCTGCAGCACGACGACGCGGAGCTCGCCGCCCGGGCCCTCGCCGATCTGCGGCAGGCCCTCGGATCGCTGCCCGAGCCTGCGGACCAGGCCGTGCAGCGCTGGGGCGGGGCACTGCCGCAGTACGACGTGGGGCACCTCGACCGGGTCGAGACGATCGAGCGCTCGGTGGCCGAGGTGGCCGGCCTGGAGGTCTGCGGCGCGGCATACCGTGGGGTCGGCATCCCGGCGGTCATCGCATCGGGCCGGGCGGCTGCGCGCCGCTTGCTCGACGCTGGGACAATGGAGTCATGA
- the hemE gene encoding uroporphyrinogen decarboxylase: protein MSTPTLTDSAFLQACRGERPAHTPVWFMRQAGRSLPEYLAIREGTTMLDSCFRTDMVVEITMQPVRRYGVDAAIFFSDIVVPLKAIGVDLDIVPGTGPVVAEPIRSHAQLEQFRDIEPDDIAPITDAVTALVGELGATPLIGFAGAPFTLASYLVEGGPSRDHRLTKQLMYSDPDLWHALLGRMAAIAGQFLRAQVEAGASAIQLFDSWAGALSLADYETYVKPHSAAVLASVADLDVPRIHFGVGTGELLHSMGDAGADVVGVDWRVPLDEAVRRIGPGKAVQGNLDPTVVFAPTEFMQARAAEVLEAGRAAEGHVFNLGHGVLPATDPDALARLVDFVHGYETA, encoded by the coding sequence GTGAGCACCCCAACCCTGACCGACAGCGCGTTCCTGCAGGCCTGCCGCGGCGAGCGCCCCGCCCACACCCCGGTCTGGTTCATGCGCCAGGCCGGGCGTTCCCTGCCGGAGTACCTCGCGATCCGCGAGGGCACGACGATGCTGGACTCCTGCTTCCGCACCGACATGGTCGTCGAGATCACGATGCAGCCGGTCCGCCGCTACGGCGTCGACGCGGCGATCTTCTTCTCCGACATCGTGGTCCCCCTCAAGGCCATCGGGGTCGACCTGGACATCGTCCCCGGCACGGGCCCGGTCGTAGCGGAGCCGATCCGCTCGCACGCGCAGCTCGAGCAGTTCCGTGACATCGAGCCCGACGACATCGCGCCGATCACCGACGCCGTCACGGCACTGGTCGGCGAGCTCGGCGCGACCCCGCTGATCGGCTTCGCGGGCGCACCGTTCACCCTCGCGTCCTACCTCGTCGAGGGCGGTCCGTCCCGCGACCACCGCCTGACCAAGCAGCTCATGTACTCCGATCCCGATCTGTGGCATGCGCTGCTCGGACGCATGGCCGCGATCGCCGGGCAGTTCCTGCGGGCGCAGGTCGAGGCCGGCGCGTCCGCCATCCAGCTGTTCGACTCGTGGGCCGGTGCGCTGTCGCTCGCGGACTACGAGACGTACGTCAAGCCGCACTCGGCGGCCGTGCTCGCGTCCGTGGCTGATCTCGACGTGCCGCGCATCCACTTCGGCGTCGGCACCGGCGAGCTGCTGCACTCGATGGGCGACGCCGGGGCGGACGTCGTGGGCGTCGACTGGCGCGTCCCGCTCGACGAGGCCGTGCGTCGCATCGGTCCGGGCAAGGCGGTGCAGGGCAATCTCGACCCGACCGTCGTCTTCGCCCCGACGGAGTTCATGCAGGCGCGTGCGGCCGAGGTCCTCGAGGCGGGTCGTGCGGCTGAGGGACACGTGTTCAACCTCGGCCACGGCGTGCTGCCGGCCACGGACCCCGACGCGCTGGCGCGCCTGGTCGACTTCGTCCACGGCTACGAGACGGCGTAG
- a CDS encoding DUF3000 domain-containing protein — MAVRSEIDRTPAQFTDAVAQVRGAVLRPEVVVDEMPAPQRIAPHAFAMSGDVLVGEDELATGRFILLHDPAGNDAWGGTFRCVTFARADIEADMAADPVLPSVGWSWLTEALDAFDSAYAAASGSVTVVRSEGFGEMAADGGDAQIEVRASWTPLVEQPTSDMGGHAAAWSNLLCAIAGLPPLAPGVIPLQRRRGAR, encoded by the coding sequence GTGGCAGTCAGAAGCGAGATCGACCGCACGCCCGCCCAGTTCACGGATGCGGTCGCGCAGGTGCGAGGTGCCGTCCTGCGACCCGAGGTCGTGGTCGACGAGATGCCCGCACCCCAACGCATCGCCCCGCACGCATTCGCGATGAGCGGTGACGTGCTGGTCGGCGAGGACGAGCTCGCGACCGGGCGCTTCATCCTCCTGCACGATCCGGCCGGCAACGACGCATGGGGCGGTACGTTCCGCTGCGTCACGTTCGCCCGCGCCGACATCGAGGCCGACATGGCCGCCGACCCCGTGCTCCCGAGCGTGGGGTGGAGCTGGCTGACCGAGGCGCTCGACGCGTTCGACAGCGCGTACGCCGCAGCGAGCGGCAGCGTCACCGTCGTGCGATCCGAGGGATTCGGCGAGATGGCGGCCGACGGCGGTGACGCACAGATCGAGGTGCGCGCGTCCTGGACGCCCTTGGTCGAGCAGCCCACGTCCGACATGGGCGGGCACGCCGCCGCCTGGTCCAACCTGCTCTGCGCGATCGCGGGCCTCCCGCCCCTCGCGCCAGGCGTCATCCCCCTCCAGCGCAGGCGTGGTGCGCGTTGA